One Burkholderia sp. 9120 DNA window includes the following coding sequences:
- the trmD gene encoding tRNA (guanosine(37)-N1)-methyltransferase TrmD yields MQFDVVTLFPDMFRALTDWGITSRAAKQERYGLRTWNPRDFTTDNYRTIDHRPYGGGPGMVMLAKPLEDAIGAAKAAQAEQGIGAPRVVMMSPQGATLNHDRVMQFAAEPGLILLCGRYEAIDQRLLDRVVDEEVSLGDFVLSGGELPAMALMDAVVRQLPGVLNDSQSAVQDSFVDVLLDCPHYTRPEEYDGVRVPDVLLGGHHAEIEAWRRREALRNTRNKRPDLIVKARKNKMLSRADEAWLTSLAKEESKA; encoded by the coding sequence ATGCAGTTCGATGTCGTCACGCTCTTTCCCGACATGTTTCGCGCGCTGACCGACTGGGGTATCACCAGCCGGGCGGCCAAGCAGGAGCGCTACGGGTTGCGTACGTGGAATCCGCGCGATTTCACGACCGACAACTACCGCACGATCGACCATCGCCCATACGGCGGTGGACCCGGCATGGTCATGCTGGCCAAACCGCTCGAAGACGCGATCGGCGCGGCGAAAGCGGCGCAGGCGGAGCAGGGTATTGGCGCTCCGCGTGTCGTGATGATGTCACCGCAAGGCGCTACGCTGAATCACGACCGTGTCATGCAGTTCGCTGCAGAGCCCGGTCTGATCCTGTTGTGCGGCCGTTACGAAGCGATCGACCAGCGTTTGCTCGACCGTGTCGTCGACGAAGAGGTCAGCCTTGGCGACTTCGTGCTGTCGGGCGGTGAATTGCCCGCCATGGCGTTGATGGATGCCGTGGTGCGTCAGTTGCCCGGCGTGCTGAACGACTCGCAGTCGGCGGTGCAGGACAGTTTCGTCGATGTGCTGCTGGATTGTCCGCATTACACGCGTCCCGAAGAATATGACGGCGTGCGTGTACCCGATGTGCTGCTCGGCGGCCATCATGCGGAAATCGAGGCGTGGCGTCGGCGTGAAGCGTTGCGCAACACGCGGAACAAGCGGCCCGATCTGATCGTGAAGGCCAGAAAGAACAAGATGTTGAGCCGTGCCGACGAGGCATGGCTTACGAGTCTCGCGAAGGAAGAGTCGAAGGCGTAA
- the rimM gene encoding ribosome maturation factor RimM (Essential for efficient processing of 16S rRNA), giving the protein MSERDSGSSGRAKATSRAKTSDQAPFGAFVRKPVEKAEGKAKAEVVPVASGAAEMRPETAESWPADLVEVGKIVDAYGLKGWVKVAAHADAGHGGDALLSAKRWWLMQGHERKSAPSLQAKTHSDSVVAQLGGVADRDVALAMRGTRIYISRSEFPALEADEFYWVDLLGLDVVNVAGVHLGKVADMIDNGAHSVLRIEYPATDKSGKPVTGERLIPFVGVFVKTVDQTARLITVDWEADY; this is encoded by the coding sequence ATGTCTGAGCGTGATTCCGGCAGTTCAGGTCGCGCCAAGGCCACTTCGCGCGCCAAGACGTCTGATCAGGCGCCGTTCGGTGCATTCGTCCGCAAGCCGGTCGAAAAAGCCGAGGGCAAGGCGAAAGCCGAGGTCGTACCCGTTGCTTCTGGTGCTGCAGAAATGCGCCCGGAAACGGCGGAAAGCTGGCCGGCCGATTTGGTCGAGGTCGGCAAAATCGTCGATGCTTACGGCCTTAAAGGCTGGGTCAAGGTAGCCGCTCACGCGGATGCCGGGCATGGCGGCGACGCTTTGCTGAGCGCGAAGCGCTGGTGGCTGATGCAAGGCCATGAGCGCAAGTCGGCGCCGTCGTTGCAGGCGAAAACGCACAGCGACAGTGTGGTTGCCCAACTGGGTGGCGTCGCTGATCGTGACGTGGCGCTGGCAATGCGCGGTACGCGTATCTATATCAGCCGCAGCGAATTTCCGGCTCTCGAAGCCGACGAATTCTACTGGGTCGACCTGCTCGGCCTGGATGTGGTGAACGTTGCCGGGGTCCATCTCGGCAAGGTTGCAGACATGATCGACAACGGTGCGCACTCGGTGTTGCGTATCGAATATCCGGCTACCGACAAAAGCGGCAAGCCGGTTACCGGCGAGCGTTTGATCCCGTTCGTTGGCGTCTTTGTCAAAACAGTGGACCAGACGGCCAGGCTGATTACCGTCGACTGGGAAGCTGATTACTAA
- the rpsP gene encoding 30S ribosomal protein S16 gives MVIIRLARGGSKKRPFYNIVATDSRNRRDGRFIERVGFYNPVATKGESLRIAQDRLTYWQGVGAQLSPTVERLVKEAQKAQPAA, from the coding sequence ATGGTCATCATCCGCTTGGCTCGTGGCGGCTCCAAGAAGCGCCCGTTCTACAACATCGTCGCAACCGATTCGCGTAACCGTCGTGACGGCCGCTTCATCGAACGCGTTGGTTTCTACAACCCGGTCGCTACGAAGGGTGAGTCGCTGCGTATCGCTCAAGATCGCCTGACGTACTGGCAAGGTGTTGGCGCGCAACTGTCGCCGACCGTCGAGCGTCTCGTGAAAGAAGCGCAAAAGGCGCAGCCGGCTGCTTAA
- a CDS encoding sorbosone dehydrogenase family protein, producing MKLLPPIAFLPAFFAVRVWFAGLLARALRCRSTVHAVAGVLLAGQTLGALAALPVERIKLPPGFRIEVLSDAVPSARAMAFSPQGVLYIGSLDGHVYALELQNGHVTARHVIASGLEMPAGVAWRDGALYVSAVSKILRYDAIDSHLNDPPKPVVITDSLPTETHHGWKFIAFGPDGKLYVPQGAPCNVCLKDRDRYGLIGRMDPDGSHYEVIARGIRNSVGFAWHPATHELWFTDNGRDLLGDDVPDDKLNRAPRVGMDFGFPYCHGGDTPDPEFGKDHPCSAFTPPVVKLGAHVASLGMRFYNGSMFPAAYRDNIFIAEHGSWNRSKKVGYRVVRVITDPDGRDAHQEVFAEGWLQPGEAVWGRPADVLPMPDGSLLISDDYAGAVYRVIYSGPAS from the coding sequence GTGAAACTCCTGCCGCCGATTGCGTTTTTGCCCGCCTTTTTTGCCGTTCGCGTGTGGTTTGCCGGTTTGCTGGCGCGCGCCTTACGTTGTCGAAGCACCGTGCACGCCGTTGCGGGCGTGTTGCTCGCTGGACAGACCCTCGGCGCCCTCGCCGCGTTGCCGGTCGAACGGATAAAACTGCCGCCGGGCTTCCGCATCGAGGTGCTGTCGGACGCGGTGCCCAGCGCGCGGGCCATGGCGTTCTCGCCGCAAGGCGTTCTCTATATAGGCAGCCTCGACGGTCACGTCTACGCGCTCGAATTGCAGAATGGCCACGTGACAGCCCGGCATGTCATCGCTTCGGGCCTGGAAATGCCGGCGGGCGTGGCCTGGCGGGACGGTGCGCTGTATGTGTCCGCGGTGTCGAAAATCTTGCGCTACGACGCGATCGACAGTCATCTGAACGATCCGCCCAAGCCGGTGGTGATTACCGACTCCCTGCCTACGGAAACGCATCACGGCTGGAAATTCATCGCGTTCGGCCCGGACGGCAAGCTGTATGTACCGCAGGGCGCGCCCTGCAATGTGTGCCTGAAGGATCGCGACCGGTACGGGTTGATCGGCCGGATGGACCCGGACGGCAGCCATTACGAGGTCATCGCGCGCGGCATCCGCAATTCGGTCGGTTTCGCATGGCATCCGGCGACGCATGAACTGTGGTTCACCGACAACGGTCGCGACCTGTTGGGCGACGACGTCCCGGACGACAAGCTGAACCGCGCGCCGCGAGTCGGCATGGACTTCGGCTTTCCTTACTGCCATGGCGGCGACACACCCGATCCCGAATTCGGCAAGGACCATCCGTGCAGCGCGTTCACCCCGCCGGTGGTCAAACTAGGCGCTCACGTCGCCTCGCTCGGCATGCGCTTTTATAACGGTTCGATGTTTCCCGCCGCGTATCGGGACAATATTTTCATTGCCGAGCACGGTTCGTGGAATCGCAGCAAGAAGGTCGGTTACCGCGTTGTGCGGGTGATCACCGACCCGGACGGCCGCGACGCTCATCAGGAAGTCTTTGCCGAAGGCTGGCTTCAGCCCGGCGAAGCGGTGTGGGGCCGCCCGGCCGACGTGTTGCCGATGCCCGACGGCTCGCTTCTGATCAGCGACGATTACGCCGGCGCGGTCTATCGCGTGATTTATTCAGGGCCGGCGTCCTGA
- a CDS encoding NINE protein: MSTLASASPRFRSKTITAALAFFFGSLGAHRFYLYGTRDIYGWAHLIGTLIGIPGAMLVVASERASMLGWVLAFFGAVSLLSAFLAAIVYGLRPDEKWDAQFNAQTQRQSRSGWTVIFIVIFSLLIGAFLLMTGLAISFQTYFEGQVQAAKALSQ, translated from the coding sequence ATGTCCACCCTTGCTTCGGCTTCCCCGCGCTTCAGATCCAAGACGATTACCGCCGCGCTGGCCTTTTTCTTCGGTAGTCTCGGCGCCCACCGCTTCTATCTTTATGGCACGCGCGACATTTACGGCTGGGCGCACCTGATCGGCACGCTGATCGGCATTCCGGGCGCCATGCTGGTGGTAGCCAGCGAGCGGGCCTCGATGCTCGGTTGGGTACTGGCATTTTTCGGCGCCGTTTCGCTGCTCTCCGCGTTTCTCGCCGCGATCGTCTACGGGCTGCGGCCGGATGAAAAGTGGGACGCGCAATTCAATGCGCAAACCCAGCGCCAAAGCCGCTCCGGTTGGACGGTGATCTTTATCGTGATCTTTTCGCTACTGATCGGCGCATTTTTGCTGATGACCGGTCTCGCCATCTCTTTCCAGACCTATTTCGAAGGTCAGGTGCAAGCGGCCAAGGCGCTGTCCCAGTAA
- a CDS encoding PA0069 family radical SAM protein → MTQSDPDFDSVPEFPVAPPTPRKGRGAVTNLQGRYEVDQREAVDDGWLAVSVPEEDDDGEPKVLRTQVFEERAKTILTHNASPDIPFSVSLNPYRGCEHGCIYCFARPTHSYLGLSPGLDFESRIYAKINAPELLERELSKKSYVPEPIALGVNTDAWQPVERDLRITRRVIEVLSERNHPFAAITKSSLIERDIDLLAPMAARGQFMAAITITTLDSEIARTLEPRAATPSRRLRAIRTLSEAGIPVGVSIAPVIPFVTEPDMERVLEACAEAGASNASYIVLRLPWEVAPLFKDWLAANFPDRADRVMSRVRDMRGGKDYDANFATRMKGEGLWADLLKQRFHKAVRRLGLNRRDHGILDMSHFRQVTPTRAEPPARANPQLDLF, encoded by the coding sequence GTGACCCAATCCGATCCCGACTTCGACTCCGTTCCTGAATTTCCGGTCGCCCCACCGACGCCCCGCAAAGGGCGCGGCGCGGTGACGAATCTGCAAGGCCGCTACGAAGTCGACCAGCGCGAAGCGGTCGACGACGGCTGGCTAGCGGTTTCGGTCCCGGAAGAAGACGACGACGGCGAGCCCAAGGTCTTGCGTACACAAGTGTTCGAGGAGCGGGCCAAGACCATCCTCACGCACAATGCGTCGCCGGATATTCCGTTCAGCGTGTCGCTGAACCCGTATCGCGGTTGCGAGCATGGCTGCATCTACTGTTTCGCGCGGCCTACGCATAGTTATTTGGGTTTGTCGCCGGGGCTCGATTTCGAGAGCCGGATCTACGCGAAGATCAACGCGCCGGAACTGCTCGAACGGGAATTGTCGAAGAAGTCTTACGTGCCGGAGCCGATCGCGCTCGGCGTGAATACGGACGCGTGGCAGCCCGTCGAGCGTGACTTGCGCATCACGCGCCGGGTTATCGAGGTGCTGAGCGAGCGCAACCATCCGTTCGCGGCGATCACCAAATCGTCGCTGATCGAACGCGATATCGATCTGCTTGCGCCCATGGCGGCGCGCGGTCAATTCATGGCCGCTATTACCATCACCACGCTGGACTCGGAGATCGCGCGCACGCTCGAACCTCGCGCGGCCACGCCGTCGCGGCGGCTGCGCGCCATCCGCACGTTGAGCGAGGCGGGGATTCCGGTCGGCGTGAGCATTGCGCCGGTCATTCCGTTCGTCACGGAGCCGGACATGGAGCGTGTGCTGGAGGCCTGTGCGGAAGCGGGCGCAAGCAACGCGAGCTATATCGTGTTGCGTCTGCCGTGGGAGGTCGCGCCGCTATTTAAAGACTGGCTCGCGGCGAATTTCCCCGATCGCGCGGACAGGGTTATGAGTCGAGTGCGCGATATGCGCGGCGGCAAGGATTACGACGCGAATTTCGCCACTCGCATGAAGGGCGAAGGTTTGTGGGCGGACCTGCTCAAGCAGCGATTCCATAAGGCCGTGCGCCGCCTGGGATTAAACCGGCGCGATCACGGCATTCTGGATATGTCGCACTTCCGGCAGGTCACGCCGACGCGGGCCGAGCCGCCAGCGCGGGCCAATCCTCAACTGGATCTTTTTTAG
- a CDS encoding Lrp/AsnC ligand binding domain-containing protein gives MRTQRQPVRSLDKLDHKILRLLQQDGRMAMKDLAEQVGLSVTPCIERVKRMERDGVITGYHARVNPAELGAALLVFVEITLDHKSGNMFDQFRREVQKIPEVLECHLVSGDFDYLIKARIGEMADYRKLLGDILLQLPGAVQSKSYVVMEEIKETLTIAVGD, from the coding sequence ATGCGTACACAGCGCCAACCGGTCCGGTCCCTCGACAAACTCGATCACAAGATCCTGCGCCTGCTGCAACAGGACGGCCGGATGGCCATGAAAGACCTCGCCGAGCAGGTTGGACTGTCGGTCACCCCGTGCATCGAGCGGGTCAAGCGGATGGAGCGCGACGGCGTGATCACCGGCTATCACGCGCGCGTGAATCCGGCTGAACTGGGCGCGGCGCTGTTGGTGTTCGTCGAGATCACGCTGGATCACAAAAGCGGCAACATGTTCGACCAGTTCCGCCGCGAGGTGCAGAAGATCCCCGAGGTGCTGGAGTGCCATCTGGTGTCGGGCGATTTCGACTATCTGATCAAGGCGCGTATCGGCGAGATGGCCGATTACCGAAAACTGCTGGGGGACATCCTGTTGCAGTTGCCCGGCGCCGTGCAGTCGAAGAGTTACGTGGTGATGGAAGAGATCAAGGAAACACTGACGATCGCGGTGGGGGATTAG
- a CDS encoding D-amino acid dehydrogenase: MRVVVLGSGVVGVTSAYYLARAGHEVTVIDREAGPALETSFANAGQISPGYASPWAAPGVPLKAVKWMFQKHAPLAIRLDGTQFQLQWMWQMLQNCTSSRYAVNKGRMVRLAEYSRDCLQALRAETGIQYEGRTGGTLQVFRTQQQFDGAAKDIAVLQEANVPYELLSAAELAQAEPALAAVSHKLTGGLRLPGDETGDCQMFTTRLAALAEQLGVKFRYNTPIDALAMAGDRIAGVQCGSELVRADSFVVALGSYSTKFLSGLVKIPVYPLKGYSITAPIVNAAAAPISTVLDETYKIAITRFNDRIRVGGMAEIVGFDKSLRQARRETLELCVNDLFPGGGDTSKASFWTGLRPMTPDGTPIVGRTPVPNLFLNTGHGTLGWTMSCGSGQLLADVMSGKQPVIKADDLSVHRYLGETAGAHRPAYA; this comes from the coding sequence ATGCGAGTCGTCGTTTTGGGCAGTGGCGTCGTCGGGGTGACGAGCGCGTATTACCTGGCGCGCGCGGGTCACGAAGTGACCGTGATCGATCGCGAAGCCGGCCCGGCGCTCGAAACCAGCTTTGCCAACGCCGGCCAGATCTCGCCGGGCTACGCGTCGCCGTGGGCCGCGCCGGGCGTGCCGCTGAAGGCCGTCAAGTGGATGTTCCAGAAGCACGCGCCGCTGGCGATCCGCCTCGACGGCACGCAATTCCAGTTGCAATGGATGTGGCAGATGCTGCAGAACTGCACGTCGTCGCGTTATGCGGTGAACAAGGGCCGCATGGTGCGCCTCGCCGAATACAGCCGCGACTGCCTGCAGGCGCTGCGCGCCGAAACGGGCATTCAGTACGAAGGCCGCACCGGCGGCACGCTGCAGGTGTTCCGTACGCAGCAGCAGTTCGACGGCGCCGCGAAAGACATCGCCGTGCTGCAGGAAGCCAACGTGCCGTATGAACTGCTGTCGGCGGCCGAACTCGCGCAAGCCGAGCCGGCGCTCGCCGCCGTGTCGCACAAACTGACCGGCGGCCTGCGCCTGCCGGGCGACGAAACCGGCGACTGCCAGATGTTCACCACGCGCCTCGCCGCGCTGGCCGAGCAACTGGGCGTCAAATTCCGCTACAACACGCCGATCGACGCACTCGCCATGGCGGGCGACCGCATTGCCGGCGTGCAATGCGGCAGTGAACTGGTGCGCGCGGATTCGTTCGTCGTCGCGCTGGGTTCGTACTCGACCAAATTCCTGTCCGGCCTCGTGAAGATTCCGGTCTACCCGCTCAAGGGTTATTCGATCACCGCGCCGATCGTCAACGCAGCGGCTGCGCCGATCTCCACCGTGCTCGACGAAACCTACAAGATCGCGATCACGCGTTTCAACGACCGGATTCGCGTGGGCGGCATGGCCGAGATCGTCGGCTTCGACAAATCGCTGCGTCAGGCGCGTCGCGAAACGCTGGAACTGTGCGTGAACGATCTGTTCCCGGGCGGCGGCGACACGTCGAAGGCAAGCTTCTGGACCGGCCTGCGCCCCATGACGCCGGACGGCACGCCGATCGTCGGCCGTACGCCGGTGCCGAATCTGTTCCTGAACACGGGTCACGGCACGCTGGGCTGGACCATGTCGTGCGGCTCGGGCCAGTTGCTGGCCGACGTGATGTCGGGTAAGCAACCGGTCATCAAGGCGGACGATCTGTCGGTGCATCGCTATCTGGGCGAGACCGCCGGTGCGCATCGTCCGGCTTATGCCTAA
- a CDS encoding acyl-CoA dehydrogenase → MSYTAPIKDMLFVMKELAGLDEIATLPGFEDANFDTAQAVLDESAKLCGEVLAPLNVEGDRNPSSWKDGVVTATPGFKEAFRQFGEGGWQGLQHPVEYEGQGLPKLIATPCIEMLNASNLSFALCPLLTDGAIEALLTAGTEAQKQTYVPKLISGEWTGTMNLTEPQAGSDLALVRTRAEPQGDGSFKVFGTKIFITWGEHDMAKNIAHLVLARTPNAPEGVKGISLFIVPKFLVNEDGSLGERNDVHCVSIEHKLGIKASPTAVLQFGDHGGAIGHLIGEENRGLEYMFIMMNAARFAVGMQGVGVSDRAYQKAVAYAKDRVQSRPVDGSAKQSVAIIQHPDVRRMLATMRGLTEASRALAYVAAGHCDIAHRHPDEATRAEHQAIYEFLVPIVKGWSTELSIDVTSLGVQVHGGMGFIEETGAAQYYRDARILPIYEGTTAIQANDLIGRKTLRDGGKVAKSLLADMARTVEALGAQQGPAFDSMKKYLAQGHDALSSAVDYVLANTKADPNAVFAGSVPYLKLAGVVLGGWQMARALLAATQKRDEDPAFYGAKIATAQFYAEHVLPLASAFEASIVSAKGGESVLALSDDQF, encoded by the coding sequence ATGAGCTATACGGCGCCCATCAAGGACATGCTGTTCGTGATGAAAGAACTGGCCGGTCTCGACGAAATCGCGACGCTGCCGGGCTTCGAAGACGCTAACTTCGACACGGCCCAGGCCGTGCTCGACGAGTCGGCGAAACTGTGCGGCGAAGTGCTGGCGCCGCTGAACGTCGAAGGCGATCGCAATCCGAGCAGCTGGAAAGACGGCGTGGTCACCGCGACGCCCGGCTTCAAGGAGGCGTTTCGCCAGTTCGGAGAAGGCGGCTGGCAAGGTTTGCAGCATCCGGTTGAATACGAAGGCCAGGGGCTGCCGAAGCTGATCGCCACGCCTTGCATCGAGATGCTCAATGCGTCGAATCTGTCGTTCGCGCTCTGCCCGCTGCTGACCGACGGCGCGATCGAAGCGCTGCTCACCGCCGGCACCGAAGCGCAAAAACAAACCTACGTGCCCAAGCTGATTTCCGGCGAATGGACCGGCACGATGAACCTGACCGAGCCGCAAGCCGGTTCCGACCTGGCGCTCGTGCGCACGCGCGCCGAGCCGCAGGGCGACGGTTCTTTCAAGGTGTTCGGCACGAAGATTTTCATCACGTGGGGCGAGCACGATATGGCGAAGAACATCGCCCATCTCGTGCTGGCGCGCACGCCAAATGCGCCGGAAGGCGTGAAGGGTATCTCGCTCTTTATCGTGCCGAAGTTTCTCGTCAATGAAGACGGTTCGCTCGGCGAGCGCAACGACGTGCATTGTGTGTCGATCGAACACAAGCTCGGCATCAAGGCGAGCCCGACCGCGGTGCTGCAATTCGGCGACCACGGCGGCGCGATCGGGCATCTGATCGGCGAAGAAAATCGCGGCCTCGAGTACATGTTCATCATGATGAACGCGGCGCGTTTCGCGGTTGGCATGCAGGGCGTGGGCGTGTCGGATCGCGCGTATCAGAAGGCGGTCGCGTATGCGAAAGATCGCGTGCAGAGCCGTCCGGTGGATGGCTCCGCGAAGCAGTCGGTCGCGATCATCCAGCATCCGGACGTGCGCCGCATGCTCGCGACGATGCGCGGCCTCACCGAAGCCTCGCGCGCGCTGGCTTATGTGGCGGCAGGGCATTGCGACATCGCGCATCGTCATCCTGACGAAGCGACGCGTGCCGAGCATCAGGCGATTTACGAATTCCTCGTGCCGATCGTGAAGGGCTGGAGCACGGAGCTTTCCATCGACGTGACGAGCCTCGGCGTGCAGGTGCACGGCGGCATGGGCTTTATCGAAGAAACCGGCGCGGCGCAGTACTACCGCGACGCGCGCATTCTGCCGATCTACGAAGGCACGACCGCGATTCAGGCGAACGACCTGATCGGCCGCAAGACGCTGCGCGACGGCGGCAAGGTTGCGAAGTCGCTGCTCGCCGACATGGCGCGCACGGTCGAAGCGCTCGGCGCGCAACAGGGCCCGGCGTTCGACTCGATGAAGAAGTATCTGGCGCAAGGCCACGACGCGTTGAGCTCGGCGGTGGACTACGTGCTGGCCAATACCAAGGCCGATCCGAACGCGGTGTTTGCCGGCAGCGTGCCGTATCTGAAACTGGCGGGCGTGGTGCTGGGCGGCTGGCAGATGGCGCGTGCGTTGCTGGCGGCCACTCAGAAGCGCGACGAAGATCCGGCGTTTTACGGTGCGAAGATCGCGACCGCGCAGTTCTACGCGGAGCATGTGTTGCCGCTGGCGTCGGCGTTCGAGGCGTCGATTGTCAGCGCGAAGGGTGGCGAGAGCGTGCTGGCTTTGTCGGACGATCAGTTTTGA
- a CDS encoding FAD-binding protein, whose product MTNLVIAEHDGASIKAATLNTIAAAQKIGGDIHVLVAGHNAQAAADAAAKIAGVSKVLLADAPQLEAGLAENVEATVLTIAKNYTHILAPATAYGKNVAPRIAAKLDVAQISDITAVDSADTFERPIYAGNAIATVQSADPIKVVTVRSTGFDPVAAEGGSAAVEKIDAAADSGISQFVSREVTKLDRPELTSAKIIVSGGRGLGNGENYTKVLEPLADKLNAALGASRAAVDAGFVPNDYQVGQTGKIVAPQLYVAVGISGAIQHLAGMKDSKVIVAINKDPEAPIFSVADYGLVGDLFTVVPELVSELG is encoded by the coding sequence ATGACGAATCTGGTTATTGCAGAACACGACGGCGCGTCGATTAAAGCCGCGACGCTGAACACGATTGCCGCCGCGCAGAAGATCGGCGGGGATATTCACGTGCTGGTGGCGGGTCACAACGCGCAAGCAGCAGCGGATGCGGCAGCGAAGATCGCTGGCGTCAGCAAAGTGCTGCTCGCCGACGCACCGCAACTCGAAGCGGGTCTCGCGGAAAACGTCGAAGCGACGGTGCTGACCATCGCGAAGAACTACACGCACATCCTGGCGCCCGCCACCGCGTACGGCAAGAACGTTGCGCCGCGTATCGCCGCAAAGCTCGACGTCGCGCAGATCAGCGACATCACGGCAGTTGACTCGGCCGACACGTTCGAGCGCCCGATCTACGCCGGCAACGCGATCGCCACGGTGCAATCGGCTGACCCGATCAAGGTCGTCACGGTGCGTTCCACCGGTTTCGATCCGGTCGCAGCCGAAGGCGGCAGCGCAGCGGTCGAGAAGATCGACGCAGCGGCAGACAGCGGCATCTCGCAGTTCGTGAGCCGTGAAGTGACGAAGCTGGACCGTCCGGAACTGACGTCGGCGAAGATCATTGTCTCGGGTGGCCGCGGTCTGGGCAACGGCGAGAACTACACCAAGGTGCTCGAACCGCTGGCCGACAAGCTGAACGCAGCGCTCGGCGCATCGCGCGCAGCGGTCGACGCGGGCTTCGTGCCGAACGACTATCAGGTCGGCCAGACCGGCAAGATCGTCGCGCCGCAACTGTACGTGGCGGTCGGCATCTCGGGTGCGATCCAGCATCTGGCCGGCATGAAAGACTCGAAGGTCATCGTCGCGATCAACAAAGACCCGGAAGCGCCGATTTTCAGCGTCGCCGATTACGGTCTGGTGGGCGATCTGTTCACGGTCGTGCCGGAGCTCGTGAGCGAACTCGGCTAA
- a CDS encoding electron transfer flavoprotein subunit beta/FixA family protein, with protein sequence MKILVPVKRVVDYNVKVRVKSDGTGVDIANVKMSMNPFDEIAVEEAVRLREAGVATEVIAVSCGVTQSQETLRTALAIGADRAILIESNEELQPLAVAKLLKALVDKEQPQLVILGKQAIDDDSNQTGQMLAALANLPQATFASKVVVADGKATVSREVDGGAETLSLTLPAVITTDLRLNEPRYVTLPNIMKAKKKPLETIKPEDLGVDVSPRLKTLKVVEPPKRSAGVKVPDVKTLVEKLKTEAKVL encoded by the coding sequence ATGAAAATCCTGGTGCCAGTGAAGAGAGTGGTCGATTACAACGTGAAAGTTCGAGTCAAATCGGACGGCACGGGTGTCGACATCGCGAACGTGAAGATGTCGATGAATCCGTTCGACGAAATCGCGGTGGAAGAAGCCGTGCGTCTGCGCGAAGCGGGCGTGGCGACGGAAGTGATCGCCGTGTCGTGCGGCGTGACGCAATCGCAGGAAACGCTGCGTACGGCGCTGGCGATCGGCGCGGACCGCGCGATCCTGATCGAGTCGAACGAAGAACTGCAGCCGCTGGCGGTCGCCAAGCTGCTGAAGGCGCTGGTCGACAAGGAACAGCCGCAGCTGGTCATCCTCGGCAAGCAGGCTATCGACGACGATTCGAACCAGACCGGCCAGATGCTGGCTGCGCTGGCGAATCTGCCGCAAGCAACGTTCGCGTCGAAGGTGGTCGTGGCTGACGGTAAGGCAACGGTGTCGCGCGAAGTGGATGGCGGCGCGGAAACGCTATCGCTGACGCTGCCGGCCGTGATCACGACCGACCTGCGCCTGAACGAGCCGCGCTACGTGACGCTGCCGAACATCATGAAGGCGAAGAAAAAGCCGCTGGAAACGATCAAGCCGGAAGACCTCGGCGTTGATGTGTCGCCGCGCCTGAAGACGCTGAAAGTCGTCGAGCCGCCCAAGCGTTCCGCCGGTGTGAAGGTGCCGGACGTGAAGACGCTGGTCGAGAAGCTGAAGACTGAAGCCAAGGTGCTTTAA